A window of the Bacillota bacterium genome harbors these coding sequences:
- a CDS encoding D-aminoacylase encodes MNRNQSHCFDLILRGGTVVDGTGAPPVAADVGIVGERIAAIGDLREAQAHCVLEVAGLCVAPGFIDIHTHSDISLLYNPQQTSALVQGITTQVVGNCGIAMGLITDEPIFAYERRWLAPYGIRVTWQGRLARFHERVLETGTATNIIPQVAHGTLRKRVMCMERRPPTSDELRRMQALIEQAVEDGVWGFSTGLEYAPGSYAQTEEIIALAKTAARFGLFYSTHLRDEADHLLEAVQEALLIGEEAGIPVQLSHHKADGERNWGLVQRTLQMVEEARARGLDVMLDEYPYDAYLTSLLTGILPDWATEGGPDAIVTRLQSPGIREQIKAEILTLHPDWEHETHWHRVVIAVARNHRDLQGHSIAQIARERGCHPLDCVLDILIEEHTFVSAARFTLSEQDVQTVLRHPLTMIGSDAIATAPLGKMSVDRVHPRNYGTFPRVLGRYTRELRLLTLQEAVYKMTGLPAQRLGLRDRGVLREGTVADITVFHPLTVADRATFDEPHQIPAGIEYVFVAGKTALEHGVPTGVRAGTVLDKNRHC; translated from the coding sequence GTGAACCGGAACCAATCACATTGCTTTGACCTGATACTGCGCGGCGGTACGGTGGTGGACGGGACAGGCGCGCCTCCTGTCGCCGCAGATGTGGGCATCGTGGGCGAGCGCATTGCTGCCATCGGCGACCTGCGCGAGGCGCAGGCACATTGTGTGCTGGAGGTCGCCGGGCTTTGCGTCGCACCCGGCTTTATCGACATCCACACCCACTCCGACATCAGCCTGCTCTATAACCCCCAGCAGACCTCCGCCCTCGTGCAGGGCATCACCACGCAGGTGGTCGGCAACTGCGGCATCGCGATGGGGCTCATCACCGACGAACCTATTTTCGCCTATGAGCGACGCTGGCTTGCACCCTACGGCATCCGCGTGACCTGGCAAGGCAGGCTGGCGCGTTTCCATGAGCGCGTTCTAGAAACCGGAACCGCCACCAATATCATCCCCCAAGTCGCTCACGGCACCTTGCGCAAGCGGGTGATGTGCATGGAGCGCCGACCGCCCACCTCCGACGAGCTGCGCCGTATGCAGGCACTTATCGAACAGGCTGTGGAAGACGGCGTGTGGGGCTTCTCCACCGGGCTCGAGTACGCTCCGGGCTCCTATGCCCAAACCGAGGAGATTATCGCGCTGGCAAAGACGGCAGCGCGATTCGGGCTTTTCTACTCCACCCACCTGCGCGACGAGGCAGACCACCTGCTTGAGGCGGTGCAGGAGGCATTGCTTATCGGTGAGGAGGCGGGCATCCCCGTGCAGCTCTCCCACCATAAGGCCGACGGCGAGCGTAATTGGGGGCTGGTACAACGCACCCTGCAAATGGTGGAAGAGGCGCGCGCCCGCGGGCTAGATGTCATGCTCGACGAGTATCCCTACGATGCCTACCTCACCTCCCTGCTTACCGGCATCCTGCCCGACTGGGCGACCGAAGGCGGGCCTGACGCCATCGTGACGCGCCTGCAGTCCCCTGGCATCCGCGAGCAAATTAAGGCGGAAATCCTTACCCTGCACCCCGACTGGGAACACGAGACGCACTGGCACCGCGTGGTGATTGCCGTTGCGAGGAATCATCGCGACCTGCAGGGACACAGCATCGCCCAAATCGCCCGCGAGCGTGGTTGCCATCCGCTGGACTGCGTGCTCGACATTCTGATTGAAGAACATACCTTCGTCAGCGCAGCGCGCTTCACCCTCAGCGAGCAGGACGTGCAGACCGTGTTACGCCATCCATTGACCATGATTGGTTCGGACGCCATCGCCACCGCACCGCTCGGTAAGATGTCCGTAGACCGGGTGCATCCCCGCAATTACGGAACCTTCCCGCGCGTGCTCGGGCGGTATACCCGCGAATTGCGCCTTCTCACTCTACAGGAGGCGGTGTACAAGATGACCGGCTTGCCCGCCCAGAGGCTGGGGTTGCGAGATCGCGGCGTGCTGCGCGAGGGCACAGTGGCGGACATCACCGTGTTCCACCCCCTCACCGTCGCCGACCGCGCTACCTTTGATGAGCCGCATCAGATACCCGCGGGCATCGAATATGTGTTCGTCGCGGGCAAAACGGCACTGGAACATGGCGTGCCTACCGGCGTAAGGGCAGGCACGGTTTTGGACAAAAACAGACATTGCTAG
- a CDS encoding PEP-CTERM sorting domain-containing protein has translation MRISKLLVAVALGVLALTAEAQLSVGINAVNNATIQPAGPRTGVNGKRFFNIEGNNFGSFASFGVVDFSAADLNLTLPVVDIQFITLKLYDAPASFSANGTVRFWLSEDTATDIEPGTSPLRWDATALPDGVGTQLSPVHLLGTGAYVKTANDTEFVYALSLPAAAKPYLLGQINSAGKIRLVVTPAEDTVAATYAGYNNANIRAPRLEMELVPVPEPASVAVLLLGVGGLAGASLRRRGR, from the coding sequence ATGCGAATCTCTAAATTGCTCGTAGCTGTGGCGTTGGGCGTGCTGGCTCTGACAGCGGAGGCGCAGCTCAGCGTCGGTATCAACGCCGTTAACAACGCCACCATACAGCCTGCAGGCCCTCGGACGGGTGTTAACGGCAAACGATTTTTCAACATCGAGGGGAACAATTTTGGCAGCTTCGCCAGTTTTGGCGTGGTGGACTTTTCTGCCGCCGACCTGAACCTGACCCTGCCTGTGGTCGACATCCAGTTCATCACCCTCAAGCTGTATGATGCACCCGCCAGCTTCAGTGCAAACGGCACCGTGCGCTTCTGGCTGAGTGAAGACACCGCCACCGATATTGAGCCCGGAACCTCACCTTTGCGCTGGGACGCAACTGCATTGCCAGATGGGGTTGGTACGCAGCTGAGCCCGGTGCATCTTCTGGGCACAGGTGCGTACGTCAAAACCGCCAACGACACCGAATTTGTGTATGCGCTGTCACTTCCAGCCGCAGCGAAGCCCTACCTGTTGGGCCAGATTAATAGTGCGGGAAAGATACGCCTCGTCGTGACTCCAGCCGAAGATACAGTTGCAGCCACCTACGCCGGCTACAACAATGCGAACATCCGCGCACCGCGTTTGGAAATGGAACTGGTGCCCGTGCCGGAACCTGCCTCGGTAGCGGTATTGCTGCTGGGAGTAGGAGGGTTGGCAGGAGCGTCATTGCGGAGGCGTGGGCGCTAA
- the gcvPB gene encoding aminomethyl-transferring glycine dehydrogenase subunit GcvPB, with amino-acid sequence MEPLIYELSSPGRCGANLPECDVPERPVEDLLGAENLREDLPLPEVSELDVMRHFVRLSQRNYGIEIGFYPLGSCTMKYNPRVHEKVASLPNFTQLHPLQPETTVQGALQLLWELQQYLGEIAGMDAVTLQPAAGAHGEILSLMVFKAYHASRGEAAQRKVVLVPDSAHGTNPASAASCGFTVRTLPSDERGCIDLKALREAVGPDTVGLMLTNPNTLGLFETQVREVCDAVHEAGGLVYCDGANMNALLGIARPGDMGFDAVHFNLHKTFSTPHGGGGPGAGAIAVKAFLEPFLPVPVVTRRPDGSFALDYDRPQSIGRIHSFLGNFLNAVRAYAYIRTLGPGGLKAVAEHAVLNANYLRVKLQDILPAAYDRMCMHECVLTAQRYKTEYGVRALDIAKRLIDYGFHPPTMYFPLIVPEALMIEPTETESVETLDAFVDALHRIVGEAREHPELLHEAPHHTPVRRLDEAKAAKELCVCWQP; translated from the coding sequence ATGGAACCCTTGATTTATGAGCTCTCCTCGCCGGGCAGATGCGGTGCGAACCTGCCGGAGTGCGATGTGCCGGAGCGACCGGTGGAGGACTTGCTTGGCGCGGAGAACCTGCGCGAAGACCTCCCTCTGCCTGAAGTCAGCGAACTGGACGTCATGCGGCACTTTGTGCGCCTTTCGCAGCGCAACTACGGTATCGAGATTGGCTTTTACCCGCTTGGTTCCTGTACCATGAAGTATAACCCGCGTGTACACGAGAAGGTTGCCTCCCTGCCAAACTTCACCCAGCTGCATCCACTGCAGCCCGAGACGACCGTGCAGGGCGCGTTACAGCTGCTGTGGGAACTGCAGCAATATCTGGGTGAGATTGCGGGCATGGATGCGGTTACCCTGCAGCCTGCTGCGGGAGCGCATGGCGAAATCCTCAGCCTGATGGTCTTCAAAGCATATCATGCCAGCCGTGGGGAGGCGGCACAACGTAAGGTGGTACTCGTACCCGACTCGGCGCACGGAACCAACCCGGCCTCGGCAGCATCCTGCGGCTTCACCGTGCGCACCCTGCCCTCTGACGAGCGCGGTTGCATTGACCTGAAAGCCCTGCGCGAGGCAGTGGGACCGGATACTGTCGGGTTGATGCTGACCAATCCCAACACGCTGGGACTGTTTGAGACGCAGGTGCGCGAGGTGTGCGACGCGGTACATGAGGCAGGTGGGCTGGTCTACTGCGACGGCGCGAACATGAACGCCCTGCTGGGCATCGCGCGACCGGGCGACATGGGTTTCGACGCGGTGCACTTTAACCTGCACAAGACCTTCTCCACGCCGCACGGCGGAGGCGGCCCAGGCGCGGGAGCCATCGCGGTCAAAGCCTTTCTGGAGCCGTTTCTGCCTGTGCCGGTGGTAACGCGCCGCCCCGACGGCAGCTTCGCACTGGATTACGACCGCCCACAGAGCATCGGACGTATCCACTCGTTCCTGGGCAATTTCCTGAACGCAGTACGGGCGTACGCCTATATCCGAACGCTGGGACCGGGCGGGCTGAAAGCGGTTGCTGAGCACGCCGTTCTGAACGCCAACTACCTGCGCGTCAAGCTGCAGGACATTTTGCCTGCTGCCTATGACCGCATGTGCATGCACGAATGCGTGCTGACCGCGCAACGCTACAAAACGGAGTACGGGGTGCGCGCGCTGGACATCGCAAAGCGGCTTATCGATTACGGGTTCCACCCCCCGACGATGTACTTCCCGCTGATTGTGCCAGAGGCGCTGATGATCGAGCCGACCGAGACGGAGAGCGTGGAGACGTTGGACGCCTTTGTAGACGCACTGCACCGCATTGTCGGGGAGGCGCGTGAGCATCCCGAGCTGCTTCATGAGGCGCCCCATCATACGCCTGTGCGCCGGCTGGACGAGGCGAAGGCGGCAAAGGAGCTGTGCGTCTGCTGGCAGCCGTGA
- a CDS encoding NIL domain-containing protein encodes MPVEQKDAVETIRVQLNFPLERVKEPIVYRLVKDFDLIPNIRRANIDPHIGGFVFLELTGSSAQLHRAIEFLKEQGITVSTIGVNGAEEWVVG; translated from the coding sequence ATGCCTGTAGAGCAAAAAGACGCGGTGGAAACCATCCGCGTGCAGCTGAACTTCCCGCTGGAGCGGGTAAAGGAGCCTATCGTCTACCGGCTGGTGAAGGACTTTGACCTGATACCCAACATCCGCCGGGCGAACATCGACCCGCACATCGGGGGATTTGTGTTTCTGGAGCTCACTGGCTCGTCGGCGCAGCTGCACCGCGCCATCGAGTTTCTGAAGGAACAGGGCATCACCGTCAGCACCATCGGCGTCAACGGCGCCGAGGAGTGGGTGGTGGGATGA
- the secD gene encoding protein translocase subunit SecD, giving the protein MDTNTRWWIVIILVTLVSAWVVIFQPLTTGRGKEPFKLGLDLKGGVRVVLRAQVEKLPPDKQREWRPENMASVVDIVERRVNRLGVTESVVARQGQDRILVELPGVVNEQEALRLIQTTAQLEFWYLPSVQNERNPMARYRIEQRQEGGREINVVYDTVQQKDVDITEFLQDQKARAAEMGEQNPVVTGADLKPNCKLVYDQVGRPQVAFEFNAEGARRFGDFTRKHVGEILAIVLDNRIISAPRINEAILGGKGVIEGGFSATEAAELATLLNSGALPVPLEIIQIAKVGATLGKESVRQSLWAGVVGLGLVLLFMVGYYLLPGVLSAVALGLYTLYSLAAYKLLGVVFTVPGITAFILSIGMAVDANILIFERMKEELRSGKTLKAAIDDGFKRAFTAIFDSNVCTIITSLILFALGTGAVKGFALMLMIGVAISMFTAITVTRTMLWTLVSMGVGNNPRLFGLGRQWQTHIDIVGKKKIWFALSGAFIALGVLAWAIDGLKLGVDFAGGSELQLRFENPVTVRQVQSALAQGGFRDARVVVGENNLVFIRTKEITPEEKESIKRSLASLGNLEEQSFTQVGGIVSKEQTRKALWAIILSEVLILFYLAVRFAIGGIREGFKFGVAAVIALIHDVLVLVGAFAIMGQLRGWEVDALFVTAMLTLIGFSVHDTIVVFDRIRENLRNRTRGETFADIANKSIVQTLARSINTSLTLILVLIALLFLGSPVVKLLTIALLIGVTTGTYSSIFNAAPVVTYWEELAERRGLRGAEPRIAPAQPAEATVKRDGAPEAGVTAATGSKPRPKRRRRA; this is encoded by the coding sequence TTGGATACAAATACCCGCTGGTGGATTGTGATAATTCTGGTGACGCTGGTGTCTGCGTGGGTGGTTATCTTTCAACCGCTCACGACAGGGCGAGGCAAAGAGCCTTTCAAACTGGGACTGGACCTCAAAGGTGGCGTGCGTGTGGTATTGCGCGCGCAGGTGGAGAAGCTTCCTCCCGACAAACAACGCGAATGGCGCCCCGAAAACATGGCTTCCGTAGTGGACATCGTGGAGCGGCGGGTGAACCGCCTCGGCGTGACGGAGTCGGTGGTGGCGCGTCAGGGGCAGGACCGCATTCTGGTGGAGTTGCCGGGAGTGGTCAATGAGCAGGAAGCACTGCGGTTGATACAGACCACCGCCCAGCTGGAGTTCTGGTACCTGCCGTCGGTGCAGAACGAGCGCAATCCCATGGCGCGTTACCGCATCGAGCAGAGGCAAGAAGGCGGTCGGGAAATCAACGTGGTTTACGACACGGTGCAGCAGAAAGACGTCGATATTACCGAGTTTCTGCAGGACCAGAAAGCGCGCGCTGCGGAGATGGGCGAGCAGAACCCCGTTGTTACCGGTGCGGACCTCAAGCCGAACTGTAAACTGGTGTATGATCAGGTAGGTCGGCCACAGGTGGCTTTCGAATTCAACGCGGAGGGGGCGCGTCGCTTTGGTGACTTCACGCGCAAGCATGTGGGCGAGATATTAGCCATCGTGCTGGATAACCGCATTATCTCCGCACCACGCATTAACGAAGCCATTCTGGGCGGAAAGGGCGTTATCGAGGGCGGCTTCAGCGCAACGGAAGCGGCGGAGCTGGCAACCCTGTTGAACTCCGGTGCTTTGCCCGTGCCATTGGAGATTATCCAGATCGCCAAAGTGGGCGCGACGCTGGGTAAGGAGTCGGTGCGCCAGAGCCTGTGGGCAGGCGTGGTCGGTTTAGGGTTGGTTCTGCTGTTCATGGTGGGCTACTACCTGCTGCCGGGCGTGCTATCGGCGGTTGCGTTGGGTCTGTATACCCTTTATTCTTTGGCGGCGTACAAACTGCTGGGTGTGGTGTTTACCGTGCCCGGTATCACCGCGTTTATCCTGTCCATCGGCATGGCAGTCGACGCCAACATCCTGATTTTTGAACGGATGAAGGAGGAGTTGCGCTCAGGCAAGACGTTGAAGGCAGCTATCGACGATGGCTTCAAACGCGCCTTCACGGCTATCTTTGACTCGAATGTGTGTACCATCATTACCAGCCTCATCCTGTTCGCGCTGGGCACGGGCGCGGTGAAGGGCTTTGCGTTGATGCTGATGATTGGTGTGGCGATCAGTATGTTTACCGCCATCACCGTCACGCGCACGATGCTGTGGACGCTGGTAAGCATGGGCGTTGGCAACAACCCGCGCCTGTTCGGACTGGGGCGACAGTGGCAGACGCACATCGACATCGTTGGTAAGAAAAAGATATGGTTCGCCCTGAGCGGAGCTTTCATTGCGCTTGGTGTGCTGGCGTGGGCGATCGATGGCTTGAAGCTGGGTGTCGACTTTGCAGGAGGCTCGGAACTGCAGCTGCGCTTCGAGAACCCTGTCACGGTGCGTCAAGTACAAAGTGCGCTGGCGCAAGGGGGTTTTCGTGACGCCCGTGTGGTGGTTGGTGAAAATAATCTGGTGTTCATCCGCACGAAAGAAATCACCCCCGAAGAGAAGGAGTCCATCAAGCGTTCCCTTGCCAGTCTGGGCAATCTCGAAGAGCAGAGTTTCACGCAGGTGGGTGGGATTGTCAGCAAGGAACAGACCCGCAAGGCGTTATGGGCAATTATCCTGTCGGAGGTGCTTATCCTCTTCTATCTGGCGGTGCGCTTCGCCATTGGCGGCATCCGCGAGGGATTCAAGTTTGGCGTGGCGGCGGTTATCGCGCTGATTCACGACGTGCTGGTGCTGGTGGGAGCGTTCGCGATTATGGGGCAGCTGCGAGGCTGGGAAGTGGATGCGCTATTCGTGACGGCGATGCTGACGCTTATCGGTTTCTCGGTTCACGATACCATCGTGGTCTTTGACCGCATCCGCGAGAACCTGCGTAATCGCACTCGTGGCGAGACCTTTGCCGACATCGCGAACAAGAGCATTGTGCAGACACTGGCACGCTCGATTAACACCTCGCTCACGCTGATTCTGGTGTTAATCGCCCTGCTGTTTTTGGGCAGTCCAGTGGTGAAGCTGTTGACCATCGCCCTGCTCATCGGTGTCACCACCGGTACCTACTCGTCCATTTTCAATGCAGCTCCGGTGGTGACCTATTGGGAAGAGCTGGCAGAGAGACGCGGGTTGCGGGGGGCAGAGCCGCGTATTGCGCCCGCACAGCCTGCGGAGGCAACGGTCAAACGCGATGGCGCTCCCGAAGCAGGGGTAACCGCCGCAACCGGCAGCAAGCCGCGCCCCAAGCGCCGTCGCCGGGCGTAG
- a CDS encoding nitroreductase family protein — MDQRLSLIFARRSIRLYTSEPVGEAEVHALLEAGMAAPSARNARPWHFVVVRERERLRQLGGDA; from the coding sequence ATGGATCAACGCCTGTCGCTTATCTTTGCCCGCAGGAGCATTCGTCTGTATACATCCGAGCCGGTTGGTGAGGCGGAGGTGCACGCGCTGCTGGAAGCGGGGATGGCGGCTCCCTCTGCACGCAATGCCAGACCATGGCATTTCGTTGTGGTGCGCGAGCGTGAGCGTTTACGCCAGCTCGGGGGAGACGCTTGA
- a CDS encoding lipoate--protein ligase family protein, protein MRLLAAVSGIWRLIHDGAGDAARNMAVDEAILESVIAGAQPPTVRFYRWAKPSVSLGRLQRAEKVLNMSLCRERGIPVVQRLTGGKAVLHGHDLTLCVVVPLRSFAPARRVLDVHLRLVSALARGFRILGVDTRPVVQAERRLLKGSHANCFAHALPGDLTTEDGVKLVGGAQYRRADVVMEQMSIPVGDLPASLRNVLYPWNEPPETPLKGIALDELIRAIQEGVASELSIQWQPASLDPDEIARAERRRAEYALLE, encoded by the coding sequence GTGCGTCTGCTGGCAGCCGTGAGCGGTATCTGGAGGCTGATACACGACGGGGCGGGCGACGCCGCGCGGAACATGGCGGTGGATGAGGCGATTTTGGAGTCTGTCATTGCGGGCGCGCAGCCTCCGACGGTGCGCTTCTATCGCTGGGCAAAACCTTCCGTCTCCCTCGGACGCCTGCAACGCGCGGAAAAGGTGTTGAACATGTCCCTGTGCCGCGAGCGCGGTATCCCTGTGGTACAGCGGCTGACTGGGGGCAAAGCGGTGCTGCACGGGCATGACCTGACGCTGTGCGTGGTGGTTCCTTTGCGCTCCTTTGCGCCCGCACGTCGGGTGCTGGATGTGCACCTGCGACTGGTGTCTGCGCTGGCGAGGGGTTTCAGGATTCTGGGTGTCGACACCCGTCCCGTTGTGCAGGCGGAGCGGCGCCTCTTGAAGGGTTCTCACGCCAACTGCTTTGCTCACGCGCTGCCCGGCGACCTGACCACGGAAGACGGCGTGAAGCTGGTCGGTGGGGCACAGTACCGGCGGGCAGATGTGGTGATGGAGCAGATGAGCATTCCTGTTGGCGATTTACCAGCGAGCCTGCGAAACGTTCTGTATCCCTGGAATGAGCCTCCCGAAACGCCCCTGAAGGGCATTGCACTGGATGAACTGATACGGGCAATCCAGGAGGGCGTGGCATCGGAGTTGAGCATACAGTGGCAACCCGCCTCGCTCGACCCCGACGAAATCGCCCGTGCTGAGCGTCGGCGGGCAGAGTACGCTTTGCTGGAGTGA
- the recJ gene encoding single-stranded-DNA-specific exonuclease RecJ — protein MRNQVGRTRWIVQSGDTESIARLQREVGVSEILARLLVNRGITEPEQAERFLDPDWDDLPDAFLLPDAEVAVNRILQAIERKERILVYGDYDVDGVTSAALWFHTLSKLRARVQARVPHRKRDGYDIRVPVVDEAYRQGVKLILTCDCGIQAHEVVEHARDVGIDVIITDHHEPGEEVPRALAVVNPHLPHSRYPFPNLSGVGVSYRLGEALVRAKGLSPQNYRQYFLDLATLGTIADVMPLMEENRVFAWYGLPFIPRSKRPGVQALLSVARVPADKPVTMRQVQFALAPRINAVGRLDDAAIALELLTTDDPQRAYQLAQELEEHNWRRRSEQQRILEQALEQAAHRDIAREWVLVLAGEEWDKGVIGIVASKVLEQYHRPTVMISLDPECGVGRGSARSIRPYDIFRAIEARRELFIECGGHTLAAGFSIRTEHIEELRQHLNQLAHVWMSPEDLLPRLDIDADIEPAEVTPALVDEIARMEPFGHGNPEPMFLSRGLTILEKRRVGADGSHWKLVVRGEALPPTDCIAFGMGDYDDRFGVGDEVDVVYTPQWNEFNGRREIQWLVHDIRLSQV, from the coding sequence GTGAGAAACCAGGTAGGGCGAACACGCTGGATTGTTCAGTCAGGGGATACGGAGAGTATCGCGCGACTCCAGCGAGAGGTGGGGGTCAGCGAAATACTGGCTCGCCTGCTGGTCAATCGGGGTATCACCGAGCCCGAGCAGGCAGAGCGATTTTTGGACCCCGACTGGGATGACCTGCCGGATGCCTTCTTGCTTCCCGATGCGGAGGTCGCAGTCAACCGTATCCTTCAGGCAATAGAACGTAAAGAGCGGATTCTGGTGTACGGCGACTATGACGTGGATGGCGTCACCAGCGCCGCGCTGTGGTTCCATACGCTCAGCAAACTGCGTGCCCGCGTGCAGGCAAGGGTACCGCACCGCAAGCGCGACGGCTACGACATCCGCGTGCCGGTGGTGGACGAGGCGTATCGGCAGGGTGTGAAGCTGATCCTGACCTGTGACTGCGGCATTCAGGCGCACGAGGTGGTGGAACACGCCCGCGACGTCGGCATCGATGTTATCATCACCGACCACCACGAACCGGGAGAGGAGGTTCCCCGTGCGCTGGCGGTCGTGAATCCTCATCTTCCTCATTCACGCTACCCCTTCCCGAACCTCAGTGGGGTGGGGGTCAGCTATCGTCTGGGCGAGGCGCTGGTGCGTGCGAAGGGGCTTTCACCGCAGAATTATCGTCAGTACTTCCTGGACCTTGCCACGCTGGGCACTATTGCGGACGTCATGCCCCTGATGGAAGAGAACAGGGTGTTTGCGTGGTACGGGTTGCCGTTCATCCCGCGCTCGAAGCGACCGGGTGTGCAGGCATTGCTGTCGGTGGCGCGTGTGCCTGCGGATAAGCCGGTGACCATGCGACAGGTACAGTTTGCGCTGGCGCCGCGCATCAACGCGGTGGGGCGGCTGGACGACGCGGCAATCGCGCTGGAGCTGCTGACGACGGACGACCCACAACGAGCTTATCAGCTGGCGCAGGAGCTGGAAGAGCACAACTGGCGCAGGCGCAGCGAACAACAGCGTATTCTGGAACAGGCACTGGAGCAGGCGGCGCACCGCGACATCGCCCGCGAATGGGTGCTGGTGCTTGCCGGGGAAGAATGGGACAAGGGCGTTATTGGCATTGTGGCAAGCAAGGTGCTGGAACAGTATCACCGTCCCACGGTGATGATTTCGCTCGACCCTGAATGCGGGGTAGGGCGTGGCTCTGCGCGCAGTATCCGTCCCTACGATATCTTTCGGGCGATAGAGGCGCGGCGCGAACTGTTCATCGAGTGCGGCGGGCATACGCTGGCAGCCGGCTTCTCCATCCGAACGGAACATATCGAGGAGTTGCGCCAGCACCTGAACCAGCTTGCCCACGTATGGATGTCGCCTGAGGACCTGCTGCCGCGACTGGACATTGACGCCGACATCGAGCCGGCTGAGGTAACCCCGGCACTGGTAGACGAGATAGCCCGAATGGAACCGTTTGGGCACGGCAACCCCGAACCGATGTTCCTGAGCCGTGGATTGACGATTCTAGAGAAAAGGCGGGTGGGAGCCGATGGTTCTCACTGGAAGCTGGTCGTGCGGGGTGAGGCGTTGCCGCCCACGGATTGTATCGCGTTCGGTATGGGTGATTATGATGACCGCTTCGGGGTGGGGGACGAAGTAGACGTGGTGTACACGCCGCAATGGAACGAATTCAACGGGCGGCGCGAAATCCAGTGGCTCGTGCACGACATCCGGCTTAGCCAGGTATAA